One window of Quercus robur chromosome 5, dhQueRobu3.1, whole genome shotgun sequence genomic DNA carries:
- the LOC126726978 gene encoding uncharacterized protein LOC126726978 codes for MKKLYRRGTVHPSPPITSDHLSFLPATILTLTVALSPEDREVLAYLLSSSCSNYSSVTVNFNGSPQQQQQQRNRVVAKRGSLNSDHPPQFNCNCFRCYTSYWVRWDESPNRQVIHEIIDSFEAELAQSKSGKGNRKERRNGRRGCNSGSSELKRLESSSGKNELNESDSVGAHHEGGGNNNGGEGFVGGGGVDGEEGLDKGSVRKLVSFIGERIWGVWNQ; via the coding sequence atgAAGAAACTGTATCGCAGAGGCACAGTTCATCCGTCACCACCAATCACATCCGACCACCTGTCCTTCCTTCCCGCCACCATACTAACCTTAACGGTGGCTCTTTCGCCTGAAGACCGTGAAGTCCTCGCTtatcttctctcttcctcttgctCCAACTACTCCTCCGTCACCGTTAACTTTAACGGCTCGCCtcaacagcaacagcaacagcgTAACAGGGTTGTCGCTAAACGTGGCAGTTTGAACTCCGATCACCCGCCGCAGTTCAACTGTAACTGTTTCCGTTGCTACACGAGTTACTGGGTCAGATGGGACGAGTCGCCGAATCGCCAAGTGATTCACGAAATCATCGACTCGTTCGAGGCCGAGTTGGCTCAGAGCAAGAGCGGCAAAGGGAATAGGAAGGAGAGGAGGAATGGTAGGAGAGGGTGTAATAGTGGGTCGAGCGAGTTGAAGCGGTTGGAATCGAGTTCGGGTAAGAACGAGTTGAACGAGTCAGACTCGGTGGGTGCTCATCATGAGGGTGGTGGTAATAATAATGGTGGTGAAGGTTTTGTTGGGGGTGGTGGAGTTGATGGAGAGGAAGGGTTGGATAAAGGGTCTGTGAGAAAGCTTGTGAGTTTTATTGGGGAGAGGATTTGGGGTGTTTGGAATCAATGA
- the LOC126726979 gene encoding serine/threonine/tyrosine-protein kinase HT1 produces MAISCFHMPSLRKSKSKAMSTPSSSKTMLNSEMESMERKRFDSLDSWSMILDSENVETWEVAKEDQEEWTADLSQLFIGNKFASGAHSRIYRGIYKQRAVAVKMVRIPNQADTRAFLEQQFKSEVALLSRLFHPNIVQFIAACQKPPVYCIITEYMSQGTLRMYLNKKEPYSLSTETILRLALDISRGMEYLHSQGVIHRDLKSNNLLLNDEMRVKVADFGTSCLETQSQETKGNKGTYRWMAPEMMKEKPYTRKVDVYSFGIVLWELTTALLPFQGMTPVQAAFAVADKNERPPLPASCPPALAHLIKRCWAANPSKRPDFSDIVSTLEKYDECVKEGLPLTHHSGLVSRNAILECLKGCVSISSSSIPVHA; encoded by the exons ATGGCAATCTCTTGTTTCCACATGCCTAGCCTTCGAAAGTCGAAGAGCAAAGCTATGTCAACCCCTTCCTCATCCAAGACCATGTTGAATTCTGAGATGGAAAGCATGGAAAGGAAGAGATTTGATAGCTTGGATTCATGGTCTATGATATTGGACTCTGAGAATGTGGAGACTTGGGAGGTAGCAAAGGAGGATCAGGAAGAATGGACCGCAGATCTTTCACAGTTGTTTATTGGTAACAAGTTTGCATCAGGAGCTCATAGTAGGATTTACCGAGGAATTTACAAGCAGAGAGCTGTGGCTGTTAAAATGGTTAGAATCCCAAACCAGGCGGACACTAGAGCCTTTTTGGAGCAGCAGTTTAAGTCTGAAGTTGCCTTGCTTTCACGTCTCTTTCATCCAAATATAGTGCAG TTTATTGCAGCTTGCCAAAAGCCTCCTGTTTACTGTATCATCACTGAATACATGTCACAAGGAACTTTGAGGATGTACCTTAACAAGAAAGAGCCATACTCTCTTTCAACAGAAACAATACTGAGGTTAGCTCTTGACATATCCCGAGGAATGGAATATCTTCATTCACAAGGGGTGATTCATAGAGATCTCAAATCAAATAACTTGCTTCTTAATGATGAAATGAGGGTTAAGGTGGCAGATTTTGGTACATCATGTCTTGAAACACAGAGCCAGGAAACTAAGGGAAACAAGGGGACTTACCGTTGGATGGCACCTGAGATGATGAAGGAGAAACCTTATACTCGAAAAGTTGATGTGTATAGTTTTGGGATTGTGCTATGGGAGCTAACAACAGCTTTGCTTCCCTTTCAAGGAATGACGCCGGTGCAGGCTGCCTTTGCTGTGGCTGATAAG AATGAACGTCCTCCGCTCCCAGCTAGTTGTCCGCCTGCACTCGCACACCTCATAAAGCGCTGCTGGGCAGCAAACCCCTCAAAGCGGCCAGATTTCAGTGATATTGTCTCTACTTTGGAGAAGTATGATGAATGTGTCAAGGAAGGCCTTCCACTTACTCACCACTCAGGGCTGGTCAGCCGAAATGCCATTCTTGAATGCTTGAAAGGCTGTGTATCAATAAGCAGCTCTTCCATACCTGTACATGCCTAA